The genomic interval TTGgattaaaactaaaactaaacaATTAGAAAAACATATTTCAGTTCTATTAccttataaattaaaacatagTCGGGTAGCTTATGAAACTGATTAATTCCGTGAATACTATTCAGTGATTCTGATTATGTGTGGCGATGCTGGATGAATTTGGTCGATCAATAAATTAGTTGTAGAAATGAAGGGTGCACATAAATACGAATTGGGTGATTgactgattgattgattggtTGATTGACTGTGGCATGTGCCACTAGTCACAAGTGCTTGGGCTGCTGTGCCCTTAAGTAAACGGCCAATTAGTTTAAATACGTTAACTAGAGCTGCCTGAATCGCTAGGAACAATCATTGCTACTTACAAAGAACCAAAGACGCGTGATTACAAGCCGATAACTAAAGCTATAATTGAAGAAAACCATAAAGTAGGTGCTATAATTCGAATGCTCTACGTGTGACTGATATTCGAGGATAATAAGTGGGAAAATTAGTGTCTAAGCCGGCATTAGATACGGTTAATTACCTGGACTACGAGCTAGATTGTGCTTAACCTAAATTGTACATAATTTTAAATCGTATGACCTTTTGATCCATCATAttttcttggtttttttttgtgtattttttctAAGCatatttcttttcttttcacGCATCTTCGAAGGCATTTGATCTATCTAACTAACTAGATGAATTTCCGTCGTCAATCCAATAGCCTTTTGTTTCTTATTTGGTGGTAGGATCTTTAGTCTTCCTCATTCTGCAAGGAGAAGAAAAGAACAAGGGATCACTTAGGATGAGTTGGTATAGCCAGGCGAGTAGGGGAATACTTACAAGTACGGGATACACGAAGGTATCGGCGGTATCCTTTCCGACGACGTTGCGGGCTATGCACTTGTAGTTGCCCATGTCCTCCCACTTGATCTCGGAGATCAGGAGATCGCCGTTGGGCAGCACCCTGTGGCGATGTCCTTGGACGATCTCCTTGTTCTCGTTGTTCAACCAGGTGACCTCGGCGCGGGGACGGGCGTGCACGCGGCAGGGCAGCTGAATGTTGGAGCCCATGAGGTCCAGATGCGTCTTCTCGGTGTAAATGATGCGCGGCTTCTGGGCACCCGGGTAGGTCTTCTCCGGCGTCAGGCGAGAGGAGCGAGGAGGATGCACCACAGTGCTGGCATAGATGGTCTTGGAGCCAGTGCGTCCCACACACGTGTAGGTGCGGGCCTCGCTCAGCACGTGGTCGATGATGTGCGACGAACGGACGCGCACAATGGCACTGGGCGCTTCTTCGGCAACCTGGTTGGAGTCCAGATCATCGAGCTCCGAGCGGGGCAGGtgacccaccacccactggaTGCTGGGCACCTGGGAGCCCATCATCTCGCAAACGATCTCGATGGTGGCTCCATCGGCCTGCTGCAGCTTCGTCGGCGGCGTCTTGGTGAACTTGAGCCAGTCGGCTTCGAAGGCTCGGTTGCGTGGcttctcctcctccgcctcgaTGGAGTTATCCACGTCGTTGCTATCGTCTACCAGGTCCACGGCTCTTCCGCGGACAGTGGCGATACTGCcgaacagcagcagcgctAAGGCGCACACATGTAAATTCATTTTCTGCAATCGATAGAGAGTGGAAATCGGAAGTGAGTTCAAAGTTCAACAGCGGCACTCGTACGACTCTAATATAGGTTAATAAACCCCAGAGCAACGTGATGCGATTAGACCGCTTTTCCAGCCAGTCATGCATCCCCCCACCATCCCACCATTCCACTTCCCCCACTTATCACCGCCTCCATTAATCAGGGGAGGTCTCCGAGTCTATTTCCCCGATAAGAACGCAAGGCCTTCAGCCGGCGGGCTCTAGAACATTACTAGCACTTGCGAAATGAGCGAATTGCTCTCGGAGTCCGGAATTCGGATTCGGAATCCTTTTCCGACCCCTAAGAGATCTTCTCGGTCCAAACgtgcatacatacacatgtatgTATTTCACAATGACACGTCACCAGACAACAAGAATTGACAAAAGAAAATGATATAAGATTCTTGCGTGGGCCGAATCAGAGGCAGAAATCGAAAACGGAATGACTCGCCGAGTGTGACGTCAATTTAGATTCGAATTCTACAGCCCGATTCGAATTCACACTCACCCACGCTTCAGCCGCAGATCAAGGGCCAATGTGTCCCCATAGTCTAGACTGGACAAACTGCGTGACcgattaattattcaaatagTTTCGAGGgtattatgtatgtatggatTAGTAGTAGCCCCACAAAAAGTCATTCGCCAATCGCTGGCGAATGTTGCATCAGACGGTCTTTGCCCTTCGACGCTGATTTTTGTATCTTTGGGCATTTCTACGAAttcgaatttcgaaaaaattgaaaaaaaaaacgaaaaacggAACACGGAACTGCGATCGGCAATCCATCCACCTATCTATTGTTAACGCACATTACTCACcctttgatttgatttcttttttctcttccggtaaaaaatgtttgcaaatTTCTCCCCAACGTTGGACGATGATAGATCAGGTAAAGCAGGAGCAGGTCGGCTTATCGTTATGTTATGAACGAATTTATCAGCTCTATGTTGTGGTGGCTCCTGGTCTGGGCTTTCTGGTTGAAGTTGAGCAGCAGCTGGCTTAGCACTGACATAGGTCCGGCGCTGGATGCCGTCTTGGAGGTCGTGCAGCTCAGTGTTGGCGGAATCTTGGCTGCTTGCCGGTCTGTCTCGGGCGACGAGGATGGATGATCGTATTGGGTGCTGTGCTCGGGAGTGGCGCTTCAGGATCGGGATCAGGATCAAGTGGTCGGGTGGCGGAAGCGTGTTTATCTCAGGCGGCGTAGCGAATATCTAGCTGACGACTCTGGCACATTCGATCCTCGTGGCGGTATCAGTGCTCCTTGGATGTGGACGTGGACTTGGTCTGGTTCTTCTTGCTGGTTGTCTGGTTGGCGCGGCACTCGTTTGAATACGCACGGTTCATCGACATTACACTCGAGTCAAGGTGtgttggtttttggttttgggggGTTTGCTGCTGCGAATGCGGTTCACGGCGAATTGAAAAGCGAGGATCGCGGATCGGCTTAGTTAACTTCGGATCAGTTGGCTTCGGCGGCTCTCAAAAGTCGTGTTCAACAGCTGGAAACTGTAACAGAACTGAATTGGTGGCCGCAGCGCTGTTCCATTTATATGCGACGCCggctcactcacacacacacacagacacacacacacactctcactCACTCGCCGCTCTCTCTCTGCTCGTTCTCAGATCGTAATTCTTTATGCGACCGCCGCACCGGGAAGGTGCGGAACAAAACAGATATAACCGGACGGGGGGTTCGATTATCCGCCTCGGGATCTGTCTTTCCACCGCCTAATTGCGTCCGCAGTCCAGAGTCGGTGGTTTGGAAACTGAGGTGTCTCAATGAATCCCTAGAGGAGGCTGACTCTCCAGCCCATATACCATTTCATTTCGATCTACATGCAAGTGCAGACATGCAGGGTGTTGAGAACTCCTATGACTTTCTTTCACAGGTAAGTAAAATTAATGCACCCTACATATAGAGGTGCTAAATAGGCTCTAAGCAATCCGGTGCTTCACACTACTCCGTTAATATTCATGAATCATTTCAAAGTGCAGAGTATCAAGCATATTGTATTAGTTTAGCTTACTGAATTAGCACTGTAGTTGTCAAAACCATTAATTAAAACTCCATGGTTCGAATTCATTCGGACGAATTAATTTTGTAATCCATAACCAATCTCCCAATTAATAACCACCCATGGGAATCAGAACTTAAAGCCCGTTGACGGTGCGAGCAGCATTCAAATGTCTGGCCAAGAACAGAccacttctttttttttttggcccaGTCTCCAGAGTGGTTGCTTAGCTTGGGGATCGGATTGGCGCAGGAGGAGGTGCAGTGGCACTGACATGGTGCAAGGTTCCATTAGCCGAGACCGTGTCTGAGTTCGAGTCCGATTCCGAGCCCAAGTCACTGGCTTGTCCGTCCATCTGTCCAATCTGTCCGTGCGATCGCCTCATTGCAATCAAGTGTGAGTGCCAGTTTGTCTGCGGCGTTCGTTGGCTGAATGAGGAGCGCTGGATGGAGGGAGTGGTAGGCGGATGGGGAGGTACGATACCACAAGGTACACTGGGAGAAAGGATCCGGAACTCAAGCATGGAAATGAAATCATATGGATCTTTTACCATATCTTTAATCTCAGTTCACTTAAATGTTTCACTTCTTTAAGATATTTCTTTTAAGGAGATCCAATGGGATTGCCGTTTTTTCCAAGTGCATTGCTGATTGGCTGCTCGTAAATGTAAGTGAACATCGGTGGCCAGAGGTGCGGTGGTCGGGCTGGACGGGGTCCAAACTAGTCTGAGCTGGCGTTGCCGGCCGGGAGCTTGGTGCTCGGAGCTCTGAGCTGGAAACTGGGCCCGCGGGCTGGGGACCGGAGGTGCAGTTAAAATGGCAGACAGACTGGCAGCCACATCGCGTGTTCGCTTTCCGCTGTTGCCGGGCGGCAGCCGCTTGTGgtcaggaggaggaggaggggggCCATGGAGGAGGGGGGTGGCTGATACTGAGGCACCGCGACTAGTTTCTTTCTTCGCTTTATCGACAAGCCACATCGACAACTAGATTCAATTCTACgagtaatttatttattgcacgTTACACAAATCGTCCGACCGCAGACGGGTCTCCCACCGCCCCACCGAAACCCCCTCTCCACGCCCATGTGTCAGCCCTCCCCCCACCCTCCTCCCAAGCACTTGGCAGCGGCAACGAGCCAGCCACAAAGCGAAATTCAATTGAGAGAAAAATCTTGCAGGTGCTTGAAATTGTGTCTCGTGCCGCCGCCTCCCCTTGGCCCGCCGATCCCCGCGAGCCCCAGATCAGTGCCTCCTCCGCCCCCTGGACATCTCCGAGTGCgctgctcctccgcctgctcctcatcatcatcagcctTGGACGGCACACCTCAAAGCGCTGGCAACGATATCGTAACGCTGACGTAAGGGGCACTGAATTGAAATGGCCTTTTGATGCGACTTGGGGAGCACTTTCTACAATAGGAGGCACTGCCTGCGATCCgaaccgatccgatccgatccaatCCCCTCACGTAACATTCGCCAGTGACGCGGTCAGGGGTTGCACTTCCTAGATGAGGTGGACACACGGATGCAATTGAGCGGGATCAAACGGGGCAATCAGAAATAAAAATCGGAAACTTTGagtgtaaattgaatttgatAGCCGCAATAAAGGTTGATGAAAGTGTGGCATTATATCACCGATCTAACAAAGTGGAAATCGATCAGAAGTCAAGATTCACAAGGGGAAAAGAACTTGGGAATTATAAGGAAGCGAATGTGTTGTTACTCTTCAAATAAGGGTTTTCATAACCGATCTAGTAACTAAATAAAGTTATCGTAGCATACTTTTATGATTCTTTACCTTCGATAAACCTATATAATCAATTTTTGGCAGGACTTCTGAATTTTTCTGAGTGTCTTTTAGTGGCCCTCCCAAATGAGATCACCGTGCATTGGATCGGATCGGAATCGGAACCGTCTCAACTTTGGCTTGGCATACATATTCATGTGGCCATCGACTTGTGCGATCGTCACCGGCCGGCACCGATCTCCGATCTCAGGTGGACGGCCCAGCGGCATTGTCATCGAAGTCTTTCGTGCGAAGCGTAGATTTATAGGTTCCATTTCCTAGAAACGATCGATCGCTGGTTTTCACTCCGCAAACAGCCACCTATGTATACCACACCGCCGGGTTGTCCGTATGTGGAGGGAGAAAGAGAGGTCGAGGTCTGGCCCCCCGTCATTCGGTTTTATTTCAGTTATTTCTTTCCATAGAGCTGACTGAAAATCGTACGATTGTTTGCCGAGTTGATGGCACAAATTATTGCATCATGACAATGGACGATCGGAGACTCGTGCATGGGTGCATGGGTAAGCCAAATTGGCCCGCTTCCGCTAATGGGTAATGGGTAATGGGTAATGGGTAAATCTCTTCGTGAGCCACCGCACCAAGCGGCACCACTCTACATCTACTCGTATGTACGTCTACCACATCGCACCACTCGTACGGCCCGCATCGTTTGCACTTTTCTGCTAATTAACGTCGTGCCAGCGATAGCAACACCTCCAGAGCCGCAGAGATACAAAGCAGCAACACACCACCGGAACCAGTCGGTGGAAGgggtgcactgagagaaactaGTGATCTATATCAGGCTGCATACCAAAAATGAGGCAAATCGGACTATTTTTAGGAGGATATGGGATTAGTACTTTGTAAGTATCTAAAAATCTTCTAGATATTTCCCTTTTAAGCTATCTACTATTTAAAAAGGAACTAAAGTCTGATAGCTAACGTTCCTAGACCCAATTTCTTGCAGTGTCGATCGTGAAGGGGTCGGGGAAACGTCCCATTCAAAGTGAGACGCTGGGACGGCGGGACGGACGGATAGAGCAGGAGACGGAGATATGAAACGAGACAGACCGAGAGTTCGGGGAAAAGATAGTGCAACATGCAACTGGCAAGCCAAGACCAGTTggccagatacagatacatatgcACAGCTACAggtacagatacagatgcattCGGTGAATTGCAGGTTGTCGGTGTGACTGTAGCAGCCAGTGGAACTCTGGTGACGACGTGAGAAAATTCATGTTCATGCCACAAATTCTGTGCCGTTTTCACAGTGTTTCTTACCGCTCGACCCCGTCTCCATCCGCCGCCTGCTGTCATTGATAGGGTCGGGTCTTAGCCGCCTAGCAACAGGCCAACTTCTCGGCCTCTGGGCCTCTCGACCAACTTCCCAACTTTTCGACTCGATCTCCGCCGCCTGTCCGCTAGAGATCGGAACAAAGACAGAACGCCGCAATGAGCTCGTGTCGCCTTGACAGCGCTATATGAAAGGTCAGTTCAGGGAATTGAAAATGGTATCGCAATCGGATAGCACGTCCGACCGAATAACTTCTCGCCCATGAATGGTATTTCGCCAGGTACTTGTTGTTGATAGAGAAACCCTTACAACCTTACAACCTTAACATTCCTTTAGGATATGAAGATCTTCAAtcttttaatatatattagaAAAACATTAAGTACATTTTCATGATCCATGCTCTACTAACATTTGTAACTATAAGATTATAAAGATATAGATTTTCCCAATCCCAAGACTGGAAAGTTTTCTGTCTATCTTAAAATTCCTTTCCTTGTCTTCTAGAAGATTACTTGACCCATAGTTAACGTATGGAACCAATGAATTAGAACGTATATTGTTATGATTGAGTTCCAATGATTCATGACATTCGATTCGCCGGTGATTCCTCTGCGGAGGTGGGTAAATCACGGCAGAGTGAATTGGTCCGAATTGCCTGACCCGTAAACTTGAACTGTATGGTTCCTGATAAGCGCCCACTCCGCTCGCCGATCTCTCCCGGTTCGGTTCGCTTGGGCAATGCCCGGATTCTCTATATAGTTGTTCTACAGTACAACGAGATCGAGATCTCGAcgcacactcacgcacacttGCCCCATGTGTGCAATGTAATGTTGGGTGTACAACGTACAATGTGCCGAGCATAGCGGAcaaatggaatggaaaatttttgaAACCGCATATCAAGTTTCTTCTCTTTACGTGAAATGTGGAAAATTTTACGACAAATCCGAATGAAATGTAATTATCGCTAATTGCTCGATGGCTGGGGGTAGTTAATGGCTGCTGTGGGACTCTCGCAACTGAAAACTAAAAGCTGAAAACTGAAATCTCAAAATTCAAAACTGGCGGCTTATCAGCGAAGGTGACGGAATCGGACTTCCTAGTCGCATATTCATGGCTAACGAATCAGCATTCGGCAATTGTACAAGTAGTATGTATCAATTAAGGCGCTATTAGTGCGCTGTAATGCGACGCTCTGGAATTCCTCGAACGCCGCCTCACATTTGGGTGCCTCTTTGTGGGTCTCCGGTTACCAGACCTCTTCTGTTTGTTGTGCAACAAAAGtaaagtgaagtgaagtaaaacaaaatcgaagAGAGTGCTGTGAGTGTGACTCCGGGCTCTCGCCCAATTTGCGTTCCGATTGCATCAGCCATTTAAGCCGATCCGTAGCCACCCCGCCCCTAAGCCGCTACCCCGCACCCCGCTCCCCGCACCAGCCGTATCCGTACCGCTTCACAATCAACGATGTCTTGGTGCGCTCTTCACTGCAGCGCAAAGGTAAGCCGGGTTTTAGAGCATAACCCTGAGACCAACATGAGGGAGGGAGACGGACAGAGACGGACGGACGGAGACGGAGGCAGACCCCCGATGAGTCATTTTCATTCGCTGTGTCGGTAAGTGAATACACTCGAACCTCAAATGGGTTGGGTCACACCAAAGAGCATCGAACTGGCGGCGAATTAGCATTGCCTACATGTCGAAATTCTGCATAGTGCGGTGCTATATGAGCCAGAAATTGCTCAGAAACAAATAAACTATGCTATGCGAAAGTATCTATTGATACAttttcagaaaatatttattagaaaGAAACGCTGAGAAGCCTGGCAAGCTATTTTATAGAATGTCTTCTTACACAGAAAGATACAATGAACTACAATGACTACGTTTCCGATATTAGAATTGTGAGTAGTAGAACGTGCCTTATGTGCCCAATCATCGGACCCTCCGCGTTCCCCCCTCCAACTTTTGCGCCCCCCATAGACAGTTCTTATCATCgctatacagaggtggtcaaaagtatttacacaacgagcttttttttcaattgtcaactaattgaaaaaaaagctcgttgtgtaaatacttttgaccacctctgtatttCGTTCTAATTGTAATCATTCCATTATAATGAATTGGCCaaagaaaacaataacagATGGCACAAAAAAGAGGTTAACTTTGGTGAAACGAAGGCGTGATACCCTCAGCTTATTTTGAGGTGCTTTGAAAATATAACTAGGATAAAGTATCTGCTGTTCTATCACTCGAAAGTGAGTTCCTTGAATTAAAGTCTAGACCATTTTTAAATAGCTCTTACAAATATTGATAAGCAGGTGTTTAGTATTGCTCAGCGATTCTATCTATAGATCTATTAGTAACACCTGCATTTTTAAGGGTGTAAGTAAACGTATTAGCGGGAAAACACCTGCGAATTGacaaatatttgatatttaagTTAGCAGAAGAAGAATTGCCAAAAGAAACCAGTAGAAGATCGAGAGATTTGAGCAAAAGACCTTATAGACTGGCAGcatccccccttttttttgcatAGGGTAGTCTGATGACGTCTGATGACGTGTGGGGCGATGTTATTTTCAACTGGAGCGTTGTTATCGTCGCCACCATCAACGCGCCAAGTTCAATAGAGCTTGAAAAACAATTATGAAAGCAAAAACATGTATGTAGAAAAGGGGGCTCGttgcccacacacacacacgcatgcacacatatatacatgtatgAGCAAGGGCATGGCACagaggggcgtggcagagTTGGGGGTATATCAACGAGGACGGGGCCGCCAATTAAAGATTCCTCCTAATTGTATTTTCAATGTGCGTTAGTGTGTGTGCGCAATTGATATTCCAGCGGTTCATTAGTGTGCAGCATAATTGAGTGCCCCACTGTGTGggtgcgtgtgtatgtgtcaGTGGATAAACACACAGCATCAGTTGGGGGCTCGTCTCTCTGTCTCTCGctctcactcacacacacacacgctcactCTCACCCATACTTACACACAGATGGGGAGCAGCGACGTTGGCAGAGAAAGAGCCAAATGCGCTCTCTCTTATCGATCGCATGCTAATTGGAATATTGCGAAAAAAATTGAGATTGTGACGCATTTGAACTCGCGACTCTCCGCCCTGACCCCTCCCCCTCTCGTCCACTTCCTTCGACACCCCCTCTCCACCACGCCGCAAACTAATTTCATTGCGAAAATGTCGAAGGCAACGATTTTTTTGCTTAGTCTTTTTTATTCGCatttaataaaattgcaatttattacAAAAGCGATCTGATTATTAATTGCTTGTGAATTGATTTCGATTCAGAATCGGACGATAGTGGTTCCTAGGGGCTGTTGCGAGAGGGGTGGGGGGCGGAGGTGGGGCAAGTGCCTGCGTGACCAGCGCAACGTCAGGCTCAAAAAAAAGTGAATAAGCATGTAACCAATTCTGGTTGGAAGCCGGCTTTAAAAAGTGCATGTGGATGTGGAGATGTTCGGCGGATCACGTAGCCAGCACTCCACTTGGAAAACTTAAGACCTAAAACTAAAAACCAATCTCAAGCTGACGCGACACTAAATGCATAGCCGCTTTTTTCTAAGCCAAGAAACTGACTCAGCGGCCGGCGAAATGCAGATCGGATTAACCCATGGCCATCGAGGGTTATGCATTTGTGCATTTCTAACTGTACATATCTTCAAGGTATCAGCAAAGCTCCAATATCTGGAACAAAAGCTTCACTTGCAACCTATCTTGAAGATCTTACACAGAAGGTTAAGAAAAATCTGTCCAAAAGCGCCGGCAAAAACTGATAGAATGAATGTACTGTCTTCTAGAAGTAAATTAAGTGAACTACTCACACATATTCGAGAATGCACTAGTTAATTAACTGTAAAGATGACTTACTTAAATGTGCTTTATAAGAAACCGCTTTTAAGCAACCAAATTCGAACAGAGTGTTAAATTTGACACTTTTCTAAAAGCTGATATGAATTTCGATCAAACTGTACAAGTTCGCACAGTTCTCAATGACAAATTCCGGTTGATGGATATCAAAACAGAAATCAGGCAACGAATATTCATAATATTTAGCTTAAGTTTTGTTTGACAATTCGCATTCTTCCCACGCTCGGCTCGCCGCTGAGGACTTTGTTTACTCTAAGTATCCGCCAGTTTTTCGGCGTATAAAAGCACATTGCTGACCAAATAATGCACTTATCATTATTGCCCGGCTTTCGGgaaccaaaacaacaacagatGCGATATATGAGAGCATACTGCAGACCAACTGGTGACTTCCCCAGAAAAACTAAGATCCCACAGTGCCTGGTGGTAGGTATTTCACTAGTCTGTTGCCTAGGGCGAT from Drosophila mauritiana strain mau12 chromosome 3L, ASM438214v1, whole genome shotgun sequence carries:
- the LOC117140613 gene encoding neural/ectodermal development factor IMP-L2 isoform X1 encodes the protein MQKMNLHVCALALLLFGSIATVRGRAVDLVDDSNDVDNSIEAEEEKPRNRAFEADWLKFTKTPPTKLQQADGATIEIVCEMMGSQVPSIQWVVGHLPRSELDDLDSNQVAEEAPSAIVRVRSSHIIDHVLSEARTYTCVGRTGSKTIYASTVVHPPRSSRLTPEKTYPGAQKPRIIYTEKTHLDLMGSNIQLPCRVHARPRAEVTWLNNENKEIVQGHRHRVLPNGDLLISEIKWEDMGNYKCIARNVVGKDTADTFVYPVLNEED
- the LOC117140613 gene encoding neural/ectodermal development factor IMP-L2 isoform X2 — protein: MNLHVCALALLLFGSIATVRGRAVDLVDDSNDVDNSIEAEEEKPRNRAFEADWLKFTKTPPTKLQQADGATIEIVCEMMGSQVPSIQWVVGHLPRSELDDLDSNQVAEEAPSAIVRVRSSHIIDHVLSEARTYTCVGRTGSKTIYASTVVHPPRSSRLTPEKTYPGAQKPRIIYTEKTHLDLMGSNIQLPCRVHARPRAEVTWLNNENKEIVQGHRHRVLPNGDLLISEIKWEDMGNYKCIARNVVGKDTADTFVYPVLNEED